One Chaetodon trifascialis isolate fChaTrf1 chromosome 21, fChaTrf1.hap1, whole genome shotgun sequence genomic window carries:
- the pth3r gene encoding parathyroid hormone 3 receptor encodes MLSAQGTAALALFHSALIVSALIDSDDVITRDEQIYVLIGAHAKCERNIQAQMALAKEGDCIPEWDGIICWPQSRAGQLVSVLCPEYIYDFNHRGQAYRQCDASGNWEQVPSINRTWANYTECTTYLTSNHRSQEEKVFERLHLMYTVGYSISLVSLLVAVSILCYFKRLHCTRNYIHIHLFTSFICRAVSIFVKDAVLYTISDDSNAEPEFTTQRPHMAGCKIAVTFFLYFLATNHYWILVEGLYLHSLIFMAFLSDKNYLWALTIIGWGVPVVFVSIWVSARASLADTQCWDISAGNLKWIYQVPILAAIVVNFLLFVNIIRVLASKLWETNTGKLDPRQQYRKLLKSTLVLMPLFGVHYMVFMALPYTEVTGLLWQVQMHYEMFFNSSQGFFVAFIYCFCNGEVQAEVKKAWLRRNLTLDLKQKARITSSGGGGSCYYGGMMSHTTTHSVSLSAANPRALSFTGGVVGSGGAAGGGSGVWPTRHSSLHPQTSLPGFVPGDTETTSPQQELAVWKAGGTESGVFARHARASKGSHESRSQETFPQISGEEPDSYLTLKELETIL; translated from the exons ATGTTATCTGCACAGGGAACAGCTGCCTTGGCTCTTTTCCACAGTGCCCTAATAGTGAGTGCACTG ATAgactctgatgatgtcatcacgcGAGATGAGCAGATCTACGTCCTGATTGGTGCTCACGCCAAGTGTGAAAGGAACATCCAGGCACAAATGGCCCTGGCTAAAG AAGGTGACTGCATCCCGGAGTGGGACGGGATCATCTGCTGGCCACAGAGTAGAGCAGGTCAGCTGGTGTCAGTGCTGTGTCCAGAGTACATCTACGACTTCAACCACAGAG GACAAGCCTACCGCCAGTGTGATGCATCCGGGAACTGGGAGCAGGTGCCCAGTATCAACCGCACGTGGGCTAACTACACCGAGTGCACCACATACTTGACCTCCAACCACAGGAGCCAAGAGGAA AAAGTGTTTGAGAGGCTTCATCTCATGTACACTGTTGGCTACTCCATTTCTCTGGTGTCACTGCTGGTGGCAGTCTCCATCCTCTGCTATTTCAA gCGTCTCCACTGCACACGCAATTACATCCACATtcacctcttcacctccttcatATGTAGAGCAGTCAGCATTTTCGTGAAGGACGCTGTGCTTTACACCATATCTGATGACAGCAATGCTGAGCCTGAGTTCACTACACAGAGGCCCCATATG GCTGGCTGTAAAATTGCTGTTACTTTCTTCCTTTATTTCCTGGCCACCAATCATTATTGGATCCTGGTGGAGGGGTTGTACCTACATAGCCTCATCTTCATGGCCTTCCTCTCTGACAAGAACTACCTATGGGCCCTCACTATAATCGGCTGGG GTGTtccagttgtgtttgtgtccatttgGGTCAGTGCACGAGCCTCGCTGGCAGACACGCA ATGCTGGGACATCAGTGCGGGAAACCTAAAGTGGATCTATCAAGTTCCCATTCTGGCAGCCATTGTT GTAAATTTCCTGCTCTTTGTGAACATAATACGTGTACTGGCCTCTAAACTGTGGGAAACAAACACTGGTAAATTGGACCCTCGGCAGCAATATCG GAAGCTGCTCAAGTCCACATTAGTCCTCATGCCCTTGTTTGGAGTCCATTACATGGTGTTCATGGCCCTTCCCTACACTGAGGTCACTGGGCTGCTGTGGCAGGTGCAAATGCATTATGAGATGTTCTTCAATTCATCCCAG GGCTTTTTTGTGGCATTTATCTACTGTTTCTGCAATGGGGAG GTGCAGGCGGAGGTAAAGAAGGCGTGGTTAAGACGTAACCTCACATTGGACCTTAAACAGAAAGCCAGGATAACCAGCAGCGGTGGCGGAGGCAGCTGTTACTACGGCGGCATGATGTCACACACCACCACCCACAGTGTCAGCTTGTCTGCTGCCAATCCCAGAGCTCTCTCCTTCACTGGAGGTGTTGTGGGctcaggtggagctgctggtggagggtCAGGGGTCTGGCCGACACGCCACAGCTCTCTCCACCCACAGACCAGCCTGCCCGGATTTGTGCCCGGTGATACTGAGACCACCAGCCCCCAGCAGGAGCTAGCTGTGTGGAAGGCAGGGGGGACAGAGTCTGGAGTTTTTGCCAGGCATGCCAGGGCCAGCAAAGGAAGTCATGAGTCCAGAAGTCAGGAAACATTTCCACAAATCTCTGGAGAAGAACCAGACAGCTACTTAACTCTGAAAGAGCTGGAGACCATCTTGTGA
- the kcnh6b gene encoding voltage-gated inwardly rectifying potassium channel KCNH6, which produces MELLSPSKVKDRSQNVTEKVTQVLSLESDVLPEYKLQVPETTWWILLHYSPFKACWDWIILLLVLYTAVFTPYSAAFLLDEHGDLHQRSCGYTCNPLNVADLLVDVLFIVDIVINLRTTYVDHNDEVVTQPSRIAKHYIKGWFPIDLFAAIPFDLLIFRSGSDEMATLTSLLKTARLLRLVRVARKLDRYSEYGAAVLFLLMCTFVLIAHWLACIWYAIGFVERPYTETGWLDNLAEQLGKSYNDSDSSSGPSVKDKYVTALYFTLSSLTSVGFGNVSPNTNSEKIFSICVMVIGSLMYASIFGNVSAIIQRLYSGTTRYHTQMLRVKEFIRFHQIPGSLRQRLEEYFQHAWSYTNGIDMNAVLKGFPESLQADICLHLNRSLLQNCKAFHGGSQACLRALGMRFKTVHAPPGDILIHYGDILDSLFFISRGSIQVIRDDVVVAILGKNDIFGESIHLYDEPGKSNSDVHTITYCDLHRILRDDLLEVLDIYPSFADNFWRNLEITFDLRDTDQVPPIITTDDSGDDFVYHHKPRHRIHSLDCRIRPDGIDHEDSYPLQSFRHRRSPPRAHWDDHCSCGSPCSQSSEDLAKPLAHGAKVELYPSEDARRDYSPSVVQLLPPSGPTVGREPVLDLGHQASSLNVPGMYRYWPDRQSPQLSNRAWRSSSVRNSYHPPPFTEERPSELESRLEVLHSQLNRLETRMTADINVILQLLQRQIAPVPPAYSTVSSTTLPTDSPGMYGTGTPVLHSMYPISTIQMDSRAPTKSSTQTDLKFSQKSQESMSSGIHVTVASDDTMFMAVTPETETHTGLTPQLPQPSVQSSLMENPRLCGSLRYPSLPGNLDITSGLTEIQKHLSDPVLPVT; this is translated from the exons ATGGAGCTGCTTAGTCCCTCCAAGGTGAAGGACCGCTCTCAGAACGTCACAGAGAAGGTCACGCAG GTGCTTTCTTTGGAGTCTGATGTACTGCCTGAATACAAACTCCAGGTGCCAGAGACAACATGGTGGATCTTGCTTCACTACAGCCCGTTCAAGGCGTGTTGGGACTGGATTATTCTCCTCCTGGTCCTctacacagctgttttcactcctTACTCGGCTGCCTTCCTCTTAGATGAACATGGGGATTTACATCAAAGGAGTTGTGGCTACACGTGTAACCCTCTGAATGTGGCGGACCTTTTGGTGGACGTGctgtttattgttgatataGTCATCAACCTTCGCACAACGTATGTGGATCACAACGATGAGGTGGTCACACAGCCGAGCCGGATAGCCAAGCACTATATCAAAGGCTGGTTCCCAATTGATCTGTTCGCAGCGATCCCTTTTGACCTTCTCATTTTCAGATCTGGCTCTGACGAG ATGGCAACACTAACAAGCCTGCTGAAAACAGCTCGGCTGCTGCGATTGGTCCGCGTGGCAAGAAAGCTGGACCGATATTCTGAATATGGGGCTGCTGTCCTCTTCTTGCTTATGTGCACCTTTGTGCTCATTGCCCATTGGCTCGCCTGCATTTGGTATGCCATTGGCTTTGTGGAGAGGCCATACACGGAGACCGGTTGGTTGGACAACCTGGCTGAGCAGCTGGGCAAGTCATACAATGACAGCGACTCCAGCTCTGGTCCGTCAGTCAAAGACAAGTACGTCACTGCACTTTACTTCACCTTGAGCAGCTTGACGAGTGTGGGCTTCGGGAATGTCTCTCCAAACACCAACTCAGAGAAGATCTTCTCCATCTGTGTCATGGTCATTGGCT ctctcatGTATGCAAGCATATTTGGGAATGTGTCAGCCATCATCCAGCGACTGTATTCCGGTACAACCCGGTACCACACCCAGATGTTGCGAGTAAAAGAGTTCATTCGATTCCACCAAATCCCAGGTAGCCTTCGCCAAAGGCTGGAGGAGTATTTTCAGCATGCCTGGTCCTACACAAATGGCATTGACATGAACGCT GTGTTGAAGGGATTTCCAGAGTCTTTGCAGGCAGATATCTGTTTGCACTTGAATAGATCTCTGCTACAGAACTGCAAGGCTTTCCATGGAGGCAGTCAAGCCTGTCTGCGTGCATTGGGCATGAGGTTCAAGACAGTCCACGCTCCTCCAGGAGATATTCTAATCCACTATGGAGACATCCTGGactctcttttcttcatctcacGTGGTTCCATTCAAGTCATCAGGGATGATGTGGTAGTTGCCATATTAGGTAAA AATGACATCTTTGGGGAGTCAATACACCTGTATGACGAGCCAGGGAAGTCCAATTCAGATGTCCACACCATCACCTACTGTGACCTGCACCGCATACTGAGGGACGACCTGCTGGAGGTCCTCGATATCTACCCCAGCTTTGCAGACAACTTCTGGAGGAACCTGGAGATAACATTTGACCTCAGAGAT ACCGACCAAGTACCACCAATAATAACAACGGATGACTCTGGTGATGACTTTGTTTATCACCACAAGCCAAGACACAGGATCCACTCCCTGGACTGCAGAATCAGACCAG ATGGAATTGATCATGAAGACTCGTACCCCCTTCAGTCCTTCCGTCATCGTCGCTCACCTCCTCGGGCCCACTGGGATGACCACTGTAGCTGCGGATCCCCGTGTTCCCAGTCAAGTGAAGACCTGGCTAAACCTCTTGCCCATGGTGCCAAAGTAGAGCTTTACCCTTCAGAAGATGCCAGACGGGACTACTCCCCCTCAGTAGTGCAGCTGCTACCCCCAAGTGGCCCCACAGTGGGGAGAGAACCAGTGTTGGACCTCGGCCACCAAG CTTCATCTTTGAATGTGCCAGGAATGTATCGATACTGGCCAGACCGACAGTCACCACAGCTTTCCAATCGTGCCTGGCGATCTTCCTCAGTTCGCAACTCATACCATCCACCACCATTCACAGAAGAACGGCCCAGTGAGCTAGAGTCTCGACTTGAGGTTTTACATTCACAGCTCAACAG ACTGGAGACTCGCATGACAGCCGACATCAACGTTATTCTACAGCTTCTCCAGAGGCAGATCGCTCCTGTGCCTCCTGCTTACAGCACTGTATCATCCACTACCCTCCCTACTGACTCGCCTGGCATGTATGGAACTGGGACACCAGTGCTGCACAGCATGTACCCCATTTCTACCATACAGATGGACAGCAGGGCACCCACAAAG AGCTCTACCCAGACAGACCTAAAATTCTCTCAGAAGTCCCAGGAGTCAATGTCCAGTGGTATCCACGTGACTGTGGCATCGGATGACACCATGTTCATGGCCGTCACCCCTGAAACCGAGACCCATACAGGGTTGACTCCGCAGCTGCCCCAGCCATCAGTACAATCCTCCCTTATGGAGAATCCCAGGCTGTGCGGCAGCCTCCGCTACCCCTCACTGCCAGGGAACCTGGACATCACCTCAGGGCTGACTGAAATCCAAAAACACCTCTCAGACCCTGTGCTGCCTGTCACCTGA
- the rundc3ab gene encoding RUN domain-containing protein 3A: MESGCVQAAMAMGDISKKASARNVAVERKNLITVCRFSVKTLLEKYTAEPIDDSSEEFINFAAILEHILSHRFKGSGSWFDGQRSYWDYIRLACAKVPNSCISSIESMENISTSQAKGRAWMRVALMEKRLSEYIATALRDSRTTRRFYAEGAILLREEATVLTGMLIGLGAIDFNFCLKGEALDGKSSAVIDYTPYLKFTQSYDYLSDDDDRQSVDSSTSDDSVPEHPYIPLVTDEESWSTKCRKMEQRFKIVNAQKGYLEELVRLRESQLKNMETENKRLKARLEELQSHSLQEKKELEAVVLELQEQLTSLIPCDSNHLAKNLSIPLVNQWPSLQPYNNQDDFKMFRRRSFPSTELLSVAISLDSVSQGMEGKQNGEKDYTPSMMGLCGSLASLPSCKSLSSLKSSECLVNISAENSPALSPS, from the exons ATGGAGTCCGGCTGTGTGCAGGCAGCGATGGCCATGGGAGATATCTCGAAAAAAGCGTCGGCTCGGAACGTGGCGGTGGAGCGAAAAAACCTCATCACTGTCTGCAG GTTTTCAGTAAAGACTCTGTTAGAGAAATACACAGCCGAGCCCATAGATGATTCATCTGAGGAGTTCATCAATTTCGCAGCCATCCTTGAACACATCCTCAGCCACCGTTTCAAAG GCTCCGGTAGCTGGTTTGATGGTCAGAGGAGTTACTGGGACTACATCCGCCTGGCCTGCGCTAAAGTCCCAAACAGCTGCATTAGCAGCATCGAGAGCATGGAGAACATCAGCACCTCACAAGCCAAG GGGCGAGCCTGGATGAGAGTAGCCCTGATGGAGAAGAGGCTGTCTGAATACATCGCCACCGCTCTGAGGGACAGCAGAACGACCAG GAGGTTCTACGCAGAAGGAGCCATCCTGTTAAGAGAGGAAGCCACAGTGCTAACAGGGATGCTCATAGGTCTTGGAGCCATAGACTTTAA TTTTTGTCTGAAAGGGGAGGCCTTGGATGGGAAATCTTCTGCTGTCATTGATTATACACCATACTTGAAATTCACACAAAG CTATGATTACCTGAGTGATGATGACGATCGACAGAGTGTTGACAGCAGCACAAGTGACGACAGCGTCCCTGAACATCCTTATATCCCTCTGGTCACTGACGAGGAGAGCTGGAGCACAAAGTGTCGGAAGATGGAGCAGAGGTTCAAGATCGTCAATGCTCAGAAG GGTTACCTGGAGGAGCTTGTGCGCTTGCGTGAGTCGCAGCTGAAGAACATGGAAACAGAGAACAAGAGGCTAAAGGCGcgactggaggagctgcagagccacagcctgcaggagaagaaagagcTGGAGGCCGTAGTTCTGGAGCTTCAGGAGCAACT GACAAGCTTGATTCCATGTGACTCCAACCACCTGGCCAAAAACCTTTCAATCCCGTTGGTCAACCAGTGGCCGTCGCTCCAGCCATACAACAACCAAGACGACTTCAAGATGTTCCGCAG GAGGAGTTTccccagcacagagctgctgtcagtggcGATCAGCCTGGATTCAGTCTCCCAGGGGATGGAGGGGAAACAGAATGGAG AAAAGGACTACACCCCCTCCATGATGGGCCTGTGTGGGTCCTTGGCCTCTCTTCCGAGCTGCAAGTCTCTGTCTAGCCTCAAGTCCAGCGAGTGCCTGGTCAACATCAGCGCAGAGAACAGTCCTGCCCTCTCTCCCAGCTAG
- the taco1 gene encoding translational activator of cytochrome c oxidase 1, translating into MAGAAVLWALRTLRPRTLAATSARFPVQVESVLPLASCLTCTPWRTSPVRALQLCSALCAGHNKWSKVKHIKGPKDDARGRMFMKFGMMIKLAVKEGGSNPDMNVNLAQILNQCRSKNMPKASIEAAIKNAEKAKPMSQYIFEARGPGGCLLLMEVLTDNHSRSLQDIKRLLIRNGGMLSDGARNNFNKRGLVVVPGKSLSTERALELAIEAGAEDVQEAEDEEEQPVLQFICELTDMRKVRASLEELGMQITSAGLEFVPRTLLSLNQDQLDAASRLIEVLHDYPDIVRVWDNIQVDS; encoded by the exons aTGGCGGGGGCCGCGGTGCTGTGGGCTCTTCGGACCCTGCGCCCCAGGACCCTGGCCGCGACGTCAGCCAGGTTCCCGGTCCAGGTGGAGTCCGTCCTCCCGCTGGCTTCATGCCTTACGTGCACGCCGTGGAGGACCTCTCCTGTCAGGGCGCTGCAGCTGTGCTCCGCCTTGTGTGCAGGACACAACAAGTGGTCAAAGGTGAAGCACATCAAGGGACCTAAGGATGATGCGCGGGGCAGGATGTTTATGAAGTTTGGCATGATGATCAAGTTAGCTGTGAAAG AGGGTGGATCCAACCCAGACATGAATGTAAACTTAGCCCAGATACTGAACCAGTGCAGGAGCAAGAACATGCCCAAAGCGTCGATTGAGGCTGCAATCAAGAATGCG GAAAAAGCTAAACCAATGTCCCAGTACATATTTGAAGCTCGGGGGCCTGGTGGATGTCTGCTGCTCATGGAGGTCTTGACTGACAACCACTCACGCAGCCTGCAGGACATTAAACGCCTGCTAATCAGAAACGG AGGGATGCTGTCAGACGGAGCGCGCAACAACTTCAACAAGAGGGGGTTGGTGGTGGTGCCGGGCAAGAGCCTCTCGACGGAGCGAGCTCTGGAGCTGGCCATTGAGGCGGGAGCCGAAGATGTCCAAgaggctgaggatgaggaggagcagccCGTCCTGCAG TTTATTTGTGAATTGACGGACATGAGGAAAGTGCGGGCCTCTTTGGAGGAGCTGGGGATGCAGATTACGTCTGCTGGGTTGGAGTTTGTTCCCCGCACCCTCTTGTCTCTAAACCAGGACCAGCTGGATGCGGCTTCAAGGCTAATAGAAGTCCTCCATGACTATCCAGACATAGTTAGAGTGTGGGACAACATCCAGGTGGACAGCTGA